In Candidatus Roseilinea sp., one DNA window encodes the following:
- a CDS encoding rRNA methyltransferase, producing MRITSLTNPRVKHVVALRDKRQRDEDGLMLVEGFDPLTLALDCGVRPQTVFICPELFKPAHRPNAHDNLQWRVRDTGAEVIETTRPVFEKMAYRDGPDGWLAVVKRPDFSLSRLTAVQRRGETGEGMSLQRSPAPLILVAEAVEKPGNLGAMLRTCDAAGVDAFLFCDPKADLTNPNVVRASQGALFSVPVAQCASVEAIAWLREQGIRIVATTPNPLRGQWPISYTQFDFTRPCAIAVGEEKYGLSKLWLDQADAAVRIPMYGRINSLNVATSAALVIYEALKQRGMT from the coding sequence ATGCGCATTACCAGCTTGACCAACCCACGCGTCAAACACGTCGTCGCCTTGCGTGACAAACGCCAGCGCGATGAGGACGGCCTGATGTTGGTCGAGGGATTCGATCCGCTGACGCTGGCGCTTGATTGCGGCGTGCGCCCGCAGACGGTCTTCATCTGCCCGGAACTGTTCAAGCCGGCGCATCGCCCGAACGCGCACGACAACCTGCAATGGCGCGTGCGCGACACCGGCGCGGAGGTCATCGAAACCACGCGGCCGGTTTTCGAGAAGATGGCTTACCGCGACGGGCCAGACGGCTGGCTGGCCGTCGTGAAACGGCCGGACTTCTCCCTGAGCCGTTTGACAGCGGTGCAGCGCAGGGGCGAGACGGGCGAGGGCATGTCTCTGCAAAGGTCACCTGCTCCGCTGATCCTCGTGGCGGAGGCCGTGGAGAAGCCGGGCAATTTGGGCGCGATGCTGCGCACGTGCGACGCCGCCGGCGTGGATGCCTTCCTCTTCTGCGACCCCAAGGCCGACCTGACCAATCCCAACGTAGTGCGCGCATCGCAGGGCGCCCTGTTCAGCGTGCCGGTCGCCCAATGCGCCAGCGTCGAGGCCATCGCTTGGCTGCGCGAGCAGGGTATCCGCATCGTCGCGACCACACCCAACCCCCTGCGCGGGCAATGGCCGATCAGCTACACCCAGTTCGATTTCACCCGGCCCTGCGCGATTGCGGTAGGCGAGGAGAAATACGGGCTGTCCAAGCTCTGGCTCGACCAAGCCGACGCCGCCGTGCGCATCCCGATGTACGGGCGCATCAACTCGTTGAACGTGGCAACGAGCGCAGCGCTGGTGATCTACGAGGCGCTCAAGCAACGCGGCATGACCTAG
- the yhfC gene encoding putative membrane protein YhfC: MSPILLFALQALLIFAGVIVLAIVLRRRLPALWRSWIWGALAFVASQGVRMPLLIGLTLISQALRWDFGQEGNFWSNVIILSLTAGLFEEMARYLVLRFLAKDVRGWQNAVMFGAGHGGIEAILLVGIGAGVTNAYVLLNADALLAQVRAFSPDQAGALEAQLATLRNVSAGIIAASLIERAFAIMLHIGLSVMVMRAVEGVGFGWVLAAMGIHALANGSAAAAQRFGGIVAAEIVVGVIALAMLAFTLRQRPVGSAPIAT, encoded by the coding sequence ATGTCACCCATCCTCCTTTTCGCGCTTCAGGCACTGCTGATCTTCGCCGGCGTAATCGTGCTGGCGATCGTGTTGCGCCGGCGTCTGCCCGCGCTCTGGCGCTCGTGGATATGGGGCGCGCTCGCGTTCGTCGCTTCACAGGGGGTGCGCATGCCGTTGCTGATCGGCTTGACCCTGATCAGCCAAGCGCTGCGCTGGGACTTCGGTCAGGAGGGTAACTTCTGGTCCAACGTCATCATTCTGTCGCTCACGGCCGGCTTGTTCGAAGAGATGGCGCGCTACTTGGTGTTGCGCTTTTTGGCCAAGGACGTGCGCGGCTGGCAGAATGCTGTGATGTTCGGCGCGGGGCATGGCGGCATCGAGGCGATTCTGCTGGTCGGCATCGGCGCCGGCGTGACGAACGCCTATGTGCTGCTCAACGCAGACGCGCTGCTGGCGCAGGTGCGCGCGTTCTCGCCCGATCAGGCCGGTGCGCTGGAAGCGCAGCTGGCCACATTGCGCAACGTGAGCGCCGGCATTATCGCTGCGTCGTTGATCGAACGCGCCTTCGCCATCATGCTGCACATCGGCCTGAGCGTAATGGTCATGCGCGCGGTCGAGGGCGTTGGATTTGGATGGGTGCTGGCCGCGATGGGCATCCACGCGCTGGCCAACGGCTCGGCCGCGGCGGCGCAGCGCTTCGGCGGCATCGTAGCGGCCGAGATCGTCGTGGGCGTCATCGCGCTGGCGATGCTGGCATTCACGTTGCGTCAACGCCCCGTTGGCTCTGCGCCCATCGCAACCTGA